In the Synechococcus sp. UW179A genome, one interval contains:
- a CDS encoding AAA family ATPase — translation MTTTPDQAELAKVFELPTGHNQDPLDNWESIITNLVNPDHPHFEKNIIRRQIRAQTAAQENDLRVSPDQVRARLIQKQRDLIADTDSKGVAGGDVAKFAEKTWLIQGLIAEGCLTGIAAFAKVGKTKALTELAASLIHQQSFMGNPEWMPAPGPHKLILWWTDQPGVDSAQYLKARGLMEPDGTLHPQIIKLYTQEDGLCWDDQGMDEIIQITTAEPDSILLTDSFYANVQPIYGSDQEAESGGALIDVQTYCTKRTKAHVCAFHSPQEKDKVGVEAMRGHGSAKGVVSSTISLHFLEKKSATGSNKWVSDKENPHRRLVFEGRGPYVDMLVRLDGAAGTWEVIGKFDRALAELQSDDQKSESIGGLTEGQRQTLEWVGAASEIWKHPHGVTVQQVAACKVQHLNREATGSEIETTRKQLRACTKAELLSQTTKGNTHYWAYKQQDG, via the coding sequence ATGACAACCACTCCAGATCAGGCAGAACTGGCCAAGGTCTTTGAACTGCCAACAGGGCATAACCAAGACCCGCTCGATAACTGGGAATCGATCATCACCAATCTGGTGAACCCTGATCATCCTCACTTCGAAAAAAACATCATCAGACGCCAGATCCGTGCACAGACAGCAGCACAGGAAAACGATCTCCGCGTCTCTCCAGATCAGGTCAGAGCACGCCTGATCCAGAAGCAACGTGATCTGATCGCTGACACTGATTCCAAAGGCGTTGCTGGCGGAGACGTTGCCAAATTTGCGGAAAAGACCTGGCTTATCCAAGGACTAATCGCTGAAGGTTGCCTCACTGGAATTGCAGCGTTCGCCAAGGTCGGTAAGACCAAAGCGCTAACCGAGCTGGCGGCTTCTCTCATCCATCAGCAGTCCTTCATGGGTAACCCTGAATGGATGCCTGCTCCAGGGCCGCACAAGCTCATCCTGTGGTGGACAGACCAGCCTGGTGTTGACTCTGCTCAATACCTAAAAGCTCGTGGCCTCATGGAGCCCGATGGCACCCTGCACCCGCAGATCATCAAGCTCTACACGCAGGAAGACGGTCTCTGCTGGGATGACCAGGGCATGGATGAAATCATCCAGATCACAACAGCTGAACCTGACTCGATCCTGCTGACTGACAGCTTCTACGCCAACGTCCAGCCCATCTACGGAAGTGATCAAGAGGCGGAATCAGGCGGTGCTCTCATCGATGTTCAGACCTATTGCACCAAACGCACCAAGGCTCACGTCTGCGCTTTCCACTCACCACAGGAGAAAGACAAGGTTGGCGTTGAAGCAATGCGTGGTCATGGCTCAGCCAAAGGCGTGGTCTCCTCCACCATCAGCCTGCATTTCCTTGAGAAGAAATCCGCCACAGGATCAAACAAATGGGTCAGCGATAAAGAGAACCCCCATCGCCGTCTCGTCTTCGAAGGTCGTGGTCCCTATGTCGACATGCTCGTTCGCCTTGATGGTGCAGCAGGCACTTGGGAAGTAATCGGCAAGTTCGATCGGGCTCTCGCTGAATTGCAGTCCGACGATCAGAAGAGTGAATCCATCGGCGGCCTAACTGAAGGTCAACGACAAACACTCGAATGGGTCGGCGCTGCGTCTGAAATCTGGAAGCACCCTCATGGCGTCACGGTGCAACAGGTCGCAGCTTGCAAAGTGCAGCATCTCAACCGCGAAGCGACTGGCTCGGAGATCGAAACCACACGCAAACAGCTTCGCGCTTGCACCAAAGCAGAGCTGCTTTCACAGACCACAAAGGGCAACACCCATTACTGGGCATACAAACAGCAAGACGGCTGA